The genomic interval TAGCTTAACTTTATCTTTTCTTGCAGTTGACTATCTTCCACGTAaacataaacataaatttttattccaaagaagacaacagaaaaaagaaaaccatagcCAGACCACTGGGCAGGTAATATAAGCTTTGCAGCTGCACTGTTAACAGTTGTTTCTAATATATACACTTGGAACAAAATTACATTAATACTAGATTATCAAACTGTTTCCTCCCCTTAAACTAAGAATTTTCCTGCTAAGAAGTTATCAGTCAGGTTTTagttcgttttttgtttttttaagattttagcaAGTTTGATTTTTATAGAGCTAAATTCTCCTAGATGGTAACAATGAACATCTTTGCTATGTATTGAATACTTATAAGCTCACATGAGAAAGCTTCTGGATTCAGATTTTTCAGCTAATGTTACAGAATTTTAGTAATGTTTTGATGTTTACAGAATTTTAATAATGTAAAGTTCAGTAATGTTGAGGGTTTCCCATAAAGATTTTACTAAAGACATGGTCTTTTTCTGAGGGATGTTTCATCTTCTTTATCTTCCTCTTCATCGTCTGAATAATCCACTAAGCTAATCGTGCTTGGGTTACTTGCTCTGCTGGAAGCAGTATCAGCAGAATGGGATGAAGTAAATTTCAAGTCACCAAAAGATATTCTTTTGGGAAGATCTaccttgtcttcattttcttttgtttttttagcctCCGTAAATTTATCACAACAATCTTGAAATTCACCTTCCAATGGTGGCATATCTGCTTCTCCTTcctctatattttctttaaaactcatttcttccttctcctccaagACACTGGAATCTCTGCAAAACACATTACTATACAGTATAGAATGCAAGGCTTTCTGTATTTGAATCTGCTGGTATTTCTCTTGTTCATATTGAATCTTCAATCCTTTGAATGTCTGAACATACTCAATTGACTCAAGTGTTTTATAAAAGTTTTCAACTACATGTGCAACAAGAGACTTGATATTTTCCACTCTTATGTATTCAAACAGCTCAATAACAGCTGAATTCAACATATTGTATCGAGTTCCATTATCTAGAAGAGCATTTACAACCGGCTCAAAAAGATTTCCCTTGATGATGTAATGATTGTAAAGTTCATCTTTAAGGCCAATCATCCTTCTCATAAAGCGAAGAGCACACAAGATAAGGAAAGTGTGCTTTGAATTCATCAGGATCAAGACTCTTCTTAGCAAGTCTTTCCTAAAAATATAGCTTTTTATGTAATATGTGTGATGCTGCACACAAAATGTGAGCAGCTCTAAAATTAAGGCAAGCAGCTGTGCTGTTTGGTAATTATTGAggtgatttttgttgttttggtcaGATCCAACTATGTTATCTTCTTCACATACATCTTCTGAAGTGGTTGACAAAAGCGGTATAATTAAGTTATGCATACAACgtttataaaagaaatttagaaattcaCTTCTTTCACATTTAGTAGGTGTTGCCAGCATGTTGTCTGGATCAAGTAGCTCTCGGAGAAGTTCCATTAAATGAAAAGCACCTCCGAGCTCAGGATCAGTATCACAGATCATTTGTTCAATTACTAAATTAATGAAGAGGTTGCCATCTTCACTCTGCTGGGCTTCTTCCATTATAAATCCTCGGATTATGGATGGACAATACTCTACTAGATAAGCAAATATATCAGTAGCAGCTGATTTTATCTGCAAATCATCCATGGCCATTACAATTTTAAGAGCAGGAAGAATTCCCAGTTGTGTCAATGTTTTGAATAAGGTATTCTTGCTTTGAGGCTGTAACGTTCGAGAAAATGCACAGAATTCCTTGAAAAAAAACACCAGTTCACGCCGTTTATCAATATCTGTGGTCTTATCCCTTAACTGTGCAAAACCTTCAGCCAAAAACTTGTCATCTTCCTGCAGCATGCTGACTATCTCaaccttgtttaaaaaaataaaagttgtaaTAGTAGAAAAAAGATTCTCTTTAAACACGGATGGTTTAGACACGAGGATGTCATGAATGTACTGTACCCTGTATGTCTGATGTATTTTTTGCCGAAGTTCACAGTTTGTTATTGGTataacttccttgaacttggCATTTTGGGTTAAGAATTCCCTATGCCTTCTTGGCTGAGCCAAAGTAGGTTCATGTTCAAGGCATCCCACCACATCCATGATATATTCATCAGAAAACAGGATCTCACACAGAGATTTCTTGTTGAGACATAAGATTCCTTTAATAATTTCATGCAAATAGTGTAAGCCTTGAGTATCCTCTAGGTTCTCACAGGTGTGAAACAACTGCAGTAGCTTTTTAATATAGTTCTCATTTTCCAAGACCAGAGCCAGCCTTTCCTTACGCAAACGTGAGGTGAGACCCGCAGTAACTAAGGCAGCAATCTGTTCAAGTTTACTGAGTTCAAAGTTTGGTAGGCCAAGCTGTTCAGAGGTTTCCGGCAAGTCATCACATTGTTCTTCTTCGGATTCATCCAAGAGGTCTTCTGTGATTTCGACAGATGGGTCTTTACCTTGAACCTTGCAAATGTCTTTCCAGATCTCGTAACAACTTGCTGGGTCCTGGAAAATTATTGCTATACCATGGTTCTCAGCTTCATACCAAATAATCAGGTTCTCTCGTTTTCTCTGATAGGGCGTGTTCGGATTTATCTTTGACTCCAAGATCAGTGAACCATCGGACTCCGATTGAACTAGCAGAGACAGGCCCTGAAGCCGCTCCACGTAAGTGGATAAGAGGTACCCCGTGCCTAGCTCATCCCATAGTTGGTCATCACTCATCATATAGACTTTCACACGGTGCTGCTTGTCTGCCATGGCAACCTCTGGCCTCTTTACCCCAGCTCTGGCCTCGGCGCGGGTCCCTGCTTCTTGCGTGCCCTGAATCAAGGGATGCCACTGCTGTGGTGCCAGCGACAGTGGCCTAGGTGGCTGATCAGGAAAATCGCAACAGAACATGGAGGAAAAGGGGTGGTCATCGGGACCCTGGTGGTTCCTCAGGGTTCCCCCAGAGTCCCAGGGCTCCCCTGGAGTCCCACTACTTCTCGCTTCCATCCCTTGCTCCCGTCCTCGCGTGTTGCTCTGCCATACTCTCTCTCAGTGTCAACTGGAAAAATGAGTCTCTGATTCCGCTTGCGGATCTCTAAGGAAACCTCAATTATGTCAAGATTCTAATGATACCCCCAGGATTCTACCCAAAAGGAACATTCTATACTTGTTCAGGTGAGCTGCTGCCAAGCTTAGAAATGGAGGCTAATGAGCTTGACCAAAGAGCACTGTTCTTCCCATAAAAGGTTTTGACCTCTAGAAACATTTTCACTCATCAGGTGTGTGGGGATGGAAACTTAGGACCTTAGACAAAAGAAAGCTTAATCTCTTATATTCTGACCAAGTCCACACTTAACACTCTGTGTCGAGAAAAGACGCTTCCCCCACACCCACACCACCCCCTTTCTccaaaaaaagaaggaggaataAGTGAACTGTAGACCGTTACCTACAATTAGAGATCTGTAGGTGGGTTTTCTCCATAAGGCTTAGCGGATGTCAGGATAACTCACTCATCCATCCATGGGAGAGGATACCGTTCCAAGAGGGAGTTGGCAACTCCTTTATTCTGCTCAGCTCAGCCTAAAGCTCTATCTTTTAGCACAGTGGGGAaattttttcctcaaattttcccAGTCTGTAACCACACTCCTTATTCTTAGGGAGGGAATGGGCCAGAGGGAAACTGACTTAAAATTAGCCAAGAATGAGTATTAAAAACAACAGATcaattgttttatcttttcttaaTAATTATGGCAATAATAACAACCACAACAACTAAGTAATGATACTTGACTGATTATTATTATGGAGAAGGGTAATAACATAATTGATCAAATATAATACTTGAGTGTTTATTATGTTCAAGACATTGTGACCagaacatttatatattttcttacttAAATTTCATAATGACCTAGTGAAATAGGAGTATTAAGTGTACTTTATGATtacaaaacaaacttacagaagTTAAATAAACTGCCAAAGATCATATGGCTAATGAGCTGAGGAACTCTGAACACATGTCTGATTCCGAAATTGGTTTTCTCAGCCATTGAACTATGCTATCCCCTTCTTTTCTTGGCCTTCATTACACTTTATTTCACATTCCTTCCATCTATATAATTTGTAATCAACATAAAATTATCAAGAGAAGATGAAAGTCACGCACTTCCTCCTTTAGATCCACATCTGTGTATAGCCAATGGAAAAATAGAAGCTTGTATATGGCAACtttgttaaatataattttaatagtaaCCAAGTTGATTTTTGATGTAGCAGCAACTTCtgcagttttctttaaaaaaatttttccccgAAATATTAACCCTATTATTGCAAAGGAAGAACTGAGAATGGGGCCATATCAAGCACATTAGGACTTGAAGAGTCCTATTAGTAACAATCACTTCATTTTACATAGCATTGGAGATGCGTGACAATTCTCAAGTAGAGCGCAGAAAAACTCCTCCACACACCACTTTTGCAGTGTAACCTCCAGGAGATTATATTACAAGAATATTCCCTGAGACAGTACAGCTGGGGCTCTTGGGGAATTGAATGCAAATGGCAATCATTTCATGAGAAAATTCAAATCAATGCCAGGATACTGCTGTTCTagaaacatttataaattataagtaatacttaaacataagaattAACAAATGGCTAATACAAAAAATTGACATATGTACTAGTTAAAAACTGCTGTCATTTCAAAAAGAGAGAATATGCAAGTATGTAATAACAATAACGACATGCATGCTAATGGTCCAATTTTTTTCCTCTGCTGTAGTTATATTAACGTTTCTATCAGAATCAATTATAATACTGTCAATTGCCTGAATATGCCCTCAGGTTCCATTCTCTGAGAGGTGTTCAGCACAAATCTATGTGTTCTCAGTTTTATCACAGGGAGTTTCCCTTAGGCCAATTAAGGTCCCTTTATCTTAATTAGGTTAACTAGAATCTCTTTATAGCTGAAAAGAGCCTCAAGTCCAAATTTCTTATTGCTATTTCTGTAGTAGCTTCTTTCAGTTCCTGTCTTATTTGGTTGGGGAAGTAGAACAATGCTCTTTTTGCTtcagttgttctgcccatttaagattattattttttcagtgttttgttgttttacagAAAGCAAGGTAGTATGAATAGACAAATGCCATATTCTAGGAGCTGTAAGTCCCTCTAATAggcattattcattttttatttactccTCATACAATTACGGCCTGAGAAAGATATTATTACTACcatattagagagaaaaaaaaacttgaaactccaagactgaatcaaatgTTTGGTTCAAACCTCTGCAGTAAGTGATGATGCTAGGATTGGAAAGTAGGCCTGTAGTGTTCAAACTCTCCACTTTACTGTTCCCAGCATACAATGCTTTCTCTTCGGCTATGCATAAATTATTATAGCAGATGTTTATAACAACGTGATTTTTATCCCAACTGTCACTGCTATTTGATGTTTCTCCATTTGGGGCGGGGGGCAGGAAAGGAAAATCACTGAGGCCAGTTCAAAATCAAAATGGATAGACTTaacctctttttaatttttatttatttgtttttaatggaggtacagggggttgaacccaggaccttatgcatgctaagcatgcactctatcactgagctacaccccggTCCCCAGAACAGACTTAATTTTAAGACTCAGGATTCCTCTTCTGTTTTGGATGCTTATCTCTCATCCTTCTTCCCCATGGCCTTAGGGTAGCAAGAAGTGGTTTTTGATGACTGCCCTGAGTATAGTTTCAGATTAAGATCTTGTAACTCATCCACACTGTATGACAACTAAGGgcttaaattttatatttctcaGAGTTATTTTacaagataataaagaaatgagacatacatttctaaattttacatATAGGTAACTCAAACCACATGTATACATTTAGAATATTTAGATATCTAAATGTTCTATCAGAGGAGAGAATATTTCATATGGGGAAGAGCATGGCTATTTTCAATTTTATGAAATAGTATTAAAATACAATTATTCAAATGTATCTACTCTAAAATTGTCAACTTCAACATCATTAGTGAAAAACACACATGCATGTTCTCTACAAGTTCTCCATGTAGCTTATTTAGCggaatgttcccttttttggCCACTATTATCTGATTTGGAAATCTGTAGTAGTCTTCTCCCCTACTTCTGTCTTTTCCCCCAACTAGTATATTCTCAACACAATAGCCAGAAAGGATTCATTTAAAACATGTCACGTCCTCCCACTATTCTGCACCAAATCAATGTGTTTCCACCTTGCTCAGCATAAAAGCCAAGGTTCTAACTATGCTTTACAAGGCTCAACAAGACCTGGCCCCCTTGACGTATGTGAGCTCTTTATTTGGTaatctctctctcctttattctgctccagccacactagcCACCTTGATATGTCTGAAGCACATCAGGCACAGTCCTgtttcagggcctttgcacttgtccTTTCTTCTTCCTAGAACACTGTTTCTCAGTATCTTCATGGCTCATACCTTTACCTCAttcaaaaatgtattcaaatgcCCTTTTTTTCTAGTGAGAGCTTTCCTAACCACTCCTTTAGAACTTCCATCCATCGTTTTTCTTTGGTGTATCCTTTCTCCATAGCACTCAGCATcatctattttgtattttgtttattccATTTTTTGCAACCAGACTATCAGCTATATGAGCGTTATgattcatctgtttatttttctcactgtTGTTTGCCTAGCACCTGCTATAGGGCATGATACATAGTAGTTtctcaacaattatttattgaataaatacataaatgaatatacattgttttcaagatGATTTCCAATAATGCATTTATTTGTTCGTCACATGGTTATTGAGCAAATCCCTATATATAGGCCCTGTACCAAGCACTGGGGATAAAACAGTGaatttgaaatgtatttccaGTCTTCTTACAGAATAGTTTTAACAGGAGATATTTCTAATTTACAAGACACATCTCCTACATTTCCTCCGCTGCCCTTATTCCACTCTTTTAgatagtttttttcttattgatggtGACCAAGGAAGCAATATTTCCCTGATTTAGGGTTTTAATTGCATGAAACACTTATTTTACTGAATAAGCCAGATGTTCTCCTCCGAGTGCTGTCAAACATTCCTTTGCCAACCGTGGGTTAAATCTCAGGTAGAAATTACAGCTTTCCTATCAACAAGCAGGTATTGAAAAAACCCTAATTTGCATATATTAGAACTTCCAGCTCATTTCAAGCTTCTGTTTGGATCACATCTTGTTCAAAGCAAGTCCACAGCTGATTGTCGAGTTAGGGAATGGGAAAGCATGCCCCACCTAGAGTAGGGATCATAGCAAAATTGTAAAGCAAAGGATGTGGGTAAAAAGAAGGATGAAGAATTGAGGATGTTAATGCAATCTTCCACAAGCCTGGATAAAAAGATATCACCCAGAACTTTATGGAGCAAAGAGAGATGTGTGATCACCCTATTTATAGAATGTTAGAATGTGTGGATATttacaactttttatttttcagctgaAAACATCATCCCGTTGTGTGTGCCTTGTAGCAGTTCTGGCTGTTACCTTCTCAATGCTCAGAGCTAAGGACCATGTAAAATACCTTCTTGGATCCACAGGCAGTTTCTATTAGCTTAGCACATTCTACATTATGTGCTTGGCTTCCTTGGAAGCTCCAAAATCTTTTGCTCATACAGCATTGATTtaaaggagggggaaaagggGACAAGTTGTTCTCTTGGCCTAATGTAAATTTTAGACCTTGACCATCAGTGCCAggctcttcctctttttcttctgtttcagtagttACTTCTTGACTCTTTTTGagctttgttttaaattctgtaatTCATAGACCTCCTCTTCTTCTCTATCCTGATAGACcctattattttctgtttctatctaGATCTCCAGGAATAACATTAGCTGTCTACTTACCAATCATCCTACAACAATGTTATATAAGTAACAGCAATGAATGTAAGTTGGAGTTAAAAGCTGCTCAATTTTTGCTTAGAGACAGGAATCACCTTCATTTCTTCATTATAGCACTATATACATTTATctcataaaatacaaattttcattttttaggcAGCAGTTGAGTTCAACTTAACATTTTGCCTTAATTCCACTAACATTTAAAGGCATGCCTTTAATATAATATATTTGATTTCTGATGAGATAATTGGATTGAGTcagaagcagaaaaaaagtgttttcatGATAAGTAAGGGAAAATCTTAAACATCTTGACTAATCTTGATTTTGGATGTACTACTACTTGAAATGTGAAGATCTGATTCATTCCTCCTGAAAAATACCCTTTTGTGTTTTATTACTACTAGGTTGTCTGCTATCACTTTCTTAGGCAGGAGAGCTGGCATGGTGGTGTAGGAATGTATTTTTGAATTACATGATAAAATCATTCAGAAAAATACCAAGCTTTTGTTTACAGTTCCTTATAAGAAAACACCCCTTTCTCCGCTCATGCTCTCTAATATCGCCCTATTTTAGTTTCTCAGTAGAATTTTCACAATCTACAATTATCAcatcatttgtttacttttattgtttcatTCTATTCTCACTCTACTCCCCAACCCCACCAAAGGTCAGTATAGGTCCTGGCCAGTCTTATCCTCCTCTGTATTGTATCGCCTAAAAGATCAACAGACGTTCAGTGAATATTTGACGAATGGGCACATGAAAGAATATGTAAAGATCACTCCTTCTATGTGCCACAGAGACATGGTCAACATTTGTAAGAAAACTTCTCATTAGGTGGATCATCACTGAGATGTCATTGCCTGTCATCAGGTTTGTGTTTTAGCTCTTCTAGAAGTTCATACTCAACTCTCCCTCTTTTCTACATTTGATAGTCTAACTATCAATATTTTCTTCTCAGCTCTTCCATTCTACCCCAATTATCTTTCAGCAAAAGATCTCATCTAATACTTCACCAAGAGAATAGACACCAACCCAAGGCTCACTCTCCATTTTTAAACAATCTTATCAATACGTTTAGCAACTTCtacctttcccctttccctctcaTTAAAGGGAGTGAGCCTTTTTTTCTTCACAAATAACCTCTTAACCTGTACTTTATATATCACACCCTTTCTGGCTTCCTGAAACCTCTTATGCCATAAATTATTCCTTCTGTGACTTCAGTCTTTAAACTCTGcctagaaataatttattttgcccCTTCAATGAAATACGTTCAAATGTTTTCC from Vicugna pacos chromosome X, VicPac4, whole genome shotgun sequence carries:
- the PPP4R3C gene encoding protein PPP4R3C, coding for MEARSSGTPGEPWDSGGTLRNHQGPDDHPFSSMFCCDFPDQPPRPLSLAPQQWHPLIQGTQEAGTRAEARAGVKRPEVAMADKQHRVKVYMMSDDQLWDELGTGYLLSTYVERLQGLSLLVQSESDGSLILESKINPNTPYQRKRENLIIWYEAENHGIAIIFQDPASCYEIWKDICKVQGKDPSVEITEDLLDESEEEQCDDLPETSEQLGLPNFELSKLEQIAALVTAGLTSRLRKERLALVLENENYIKKLLQLFHTCENLEDTQGLHYLHEIIKGILCLNKKSLCEILFSDEYIMDVVGCLEHEPTLAQPRRHREFLTQNAKFKEVIPITNCELRQKIHQTYRVQYIHDILVSKPSVFKENLFSTITTFIFLNKVEIVSMLQEDDKFLAEGFAQLRDKTTDIDKRRELVFFFKEFCAFSRTLQPQSKNTLFKTLTQLGILPALKIVMAMDDLQIKSAATDIFAYLVEYCPSIIRGFIMEEAQQSEDGNLFINLVIEQMICDTDPELGGAFHLMELLRELLDPDNMLATPTKCERSEFLNFFYKRCMHNLIIPLLSTTSEDVCEEDNIVGSDQNNKNHLNNYQTAQLLALILELLTFCVQHHTYYIKSYIFRKDLLRRVLILMNSKHTFLILCALRFMRRMIGLKDELYNHYIIKGNLFEPVVNALLDNGTRYNMLNSAVIELFEYIRVENIKSLVAHVVENFYKTLESIEYVQTFKGLKIQYEQEKYQQIQIQKALHSILYSNVFCRDSSVLEEKEEMSFKENIEEGEADMPPLEGEFQDCCDKFTEAKKTKENEDKVDLPKRISFGDLKFTSSHSADTASSRASNPSTISLVDYSDDEEEDKEDETSLRKRPCL